From a single Bacteroidota bacterium genomic region:
- the atpB gene encoding F0F1 ATP synthase subunit A, with protein sequence MLKNKRLAIFSVLTFLVFTLIFSINVAQDSTHNQLPENEHHSAAVVAGADGHVAEAHVDASHGEEKLNAGKIIMEHVADAHGWHLWGHTEIPLPIILYSSERGFAMFSSSRFDHGHKTYNGYMLKGQKVVAVDEMGEIDAHHATINDAVTATIFDISITKNVASIFICCALMLLIFTNIAGAYTRKRKGLAPTGLQNAMEPIIMFVRDDLIKPSIGHKYEKYLPYLLTVFFFIWIANLMGLIPVFPFGANLTGSISVALTLAVFTFIIVTVNANKNYWEHVFMMPGVPKGVLVLLTPIEILGVFLRPFVLMIRLFANITAGHIIALAFFSLIFIFGQNGVGVGFAVSPLTLVFTVFMTVLELLVAFLQAYVFTMLSAVYIGAAIEDHHH encoded by the coding sequence ATGTTGAAAAACAAACGTTTAGCTATATTCTCGGTCCTGACCTTTTTGGTGTTCACATTGATCTTCTCGATAAATGTTGCCCAGGACTCTACCCATAATCAACTTCCTGAAAATGAACATCACAGTGCCGCGGTGGTAGCCGGTGCAGATGGTCATGTTGCTGAAGCTCATGTGGATGCAAGTCATGGGGAAGAAAAACTGAATGCCGGAAAGATCATCATGGAACACGTGGCCGATGCCCATGGGTGGCATCTTTGGGGTCATACTGAAATTCCGCTTCCTATAATTCTTTATTCTTCTGAACGCGGTTTCGCGATGTTTAGCAGTTCACGTTTTGATCACGGGCATAAAACCTATAATGGTTATATGTTGAAAGGCCAGAAAGTGGTTGCTGTAGATGAGATGGGAGAGATAGATGCACACCATGCTACAATCAATGATGCAGTGACGGCAACGATATTTGATATTTCCATAACCAAGAATGTGGCCTCAATATTTATTTGCTGTGCATTGATGTTGTTGATCTTTACCAATATCGCGGGTGCTTATACGCGTAAGCGCAAAGGTCTTGCTCCAACAGGATTGCAAAATGCGATGGAGCCCATCATCATGTTTGTCAGAGATGATTTGATTAAGCCGAGTATTGGTCATAAGTACGAGAAATATTTACCCTACTTGTTAACCGTATTCTTCTTCATTTGGATTGCCAACTTGATGGGATTGATTCCGGTATTTCCATTCGGAGCGAACTTAACGGGAAGCATCAGTGTAGCATTGACCTTAGCGGTTTTTACTTTTATCATTGTAACAGTGAATGCCAACAAGAATTACTGGGAGCACGTATTCATGATGCCCGGTGTGCCAAAAGGAGTGTTGGTGTTATTGACACCTATTGAAATTCTCGGAGTATTCTTACGTCCCTTTGTATTGATGATTCGACTTTTTGCGAACATTACTGCAGGACATATCATCGCACTGGCCTTCTTCAGTTTGATCTTCATCTTTGGACAAAATGGAGTCGGAGTAGGATTTGCAGTTTCTCCTCTCACATTAGTCTTCACCGTATTCATGACGGTATTGGAATTACTGGTGGCCTTCTTACAAGCCTATGTATTCACCATGTTAAGTGCGGTGTACATTGGAGCTGCTATAGAAGACCATCATCATTAA
- a CDS encoding T9SS type A sorting domain-containing protein has protein sequence MKPVFGLFLIICQFLTASVSAQEIVWQKRYGTSTSELIKDVGCDQLGNWILGCTGTSAIIGDKTVGGYGSFDYWIIKIDSAGNILWQKDFGGIDVDILEKVSIANDGSIFCGGSSKSSIGGSKFTVNYGGQDMWVVKLDSAGNFLWDQTLGGSSDEELYAISATSDGGCICGGYTFSGISGNKSENVFGFNDGWVVKLSSVGIIEWQIDLGTTSWDYLFELIELPDGNILCGLTGGGGASGNKTLSGNGGPDFWIVKLDSLGSIIDQYVYGGSGSDELYDMILTKDNGLICGGLSNSPISFDRTSPFYGSRDTWIIKLDSNFNVVWDQSIGGANVDNLKSLDLTQNGDIICGIYSDSPLSGNKYESSYGARDFWVVRLDSVGEIIWQNIIGGDQHDELYSVKVSKNGNIFCAGTSWSSVSGDVSLPLKGWTDLWLIEIEGGDASRVNGTMFVDNNLNSLLDSNEMVVQNQKLVKSCDNRAFYTNSNGYFNFYMITPDSCNFFPVVITLFFNLAPPSHKATFYLPNLVDSLNDFAISTAGIFDDLCMSITPIGQFRPGFNGSYMLNYENVGTTTQNPTIVFHLYPNVSFVSASVPPSAVYPDSVVWNLGALSPFKQGQIMVTVNLSPSTSIGSILNSYAQIRPIDNDFNPSCNNATWEVTVSGSMDPNDILVDQDTLFSTVIPNPPFLEYLIRFQNTGTDTAFTVKILNPIDTFKLDLNTLEFVAASHPMDMRFIYHERNMEFLFNNILLPDSNVNEPASHGFVRYRIKPKSNLQSGDTIKNFAAIYFDFNEPVITNTAMTKIVTPTGINFIEKNTEIKLYPNPATNELFVEIVGPAGKSFSIDLFNLYGQKTRSLYYDRIGNAIWKGKFDLTGLNAGMYLLQYNVDGVTKSVKFVKM, from the coding sequence ATGAAACCTGTATTCGGACTTTTTTTAATCATATGCCAATTTTTAACTGCAAGTGTTTCTGCGCAGGAGATAGTGTGGCAGAAAAGATATGGTACGTCTACTTCGGAGCTGATTAAAGATGTCGGTTGTGATCAATTAGGCAATTGGATTTTAGGGTGTACAGGAACATCAGCTATTATTGGTGACAAGACTGTTGGAGGTTATGGAAGTTTTGATTATTGGATTATTAAAATAGATTCGGCAGGTAATATTTTATGGCAAAAGGATTTTGGCGGCATTGATGTCGACATACTTGAAAAAGTGAGTATAGCAAATGATGGAAGTATTTTTTGTGGTGGTTCAAGTAAATCATCTATTGGCGGGTCGAAGTTTACAGTTAATTATGGAGGACAAGATATGTGGGTGGTTAAACTTGACTCCGCAGGTAACTTTTTATGGGATCAGACTTTGGGTGGTAGTAGTGATGAAGAACTATATGCAATTTCAGCAACAAGTGACGGGGGGTGTATTTGTGGTGGTTATACTTTTTCAGGCATTTCTGGAAATAAATCAGAAAATGTATTTGGATTTAATGATGGCTGGGTGGTTAAACTTTCTTCAGTTGGAATTATAGAATGGCAGATTGATCTTGGAACAACATCATGGGATTATTTATTTGAACTTATTGAATTACCAGATGGTAATATCCTTTGTGGGTTAACTGGTGGTGGTGGTGCTTCAGGAAATAAAACTTTATCGGGAAACGGAGGACCTGATTTTTGGATTGTAAAATTAGATTCATTGGGAAGTATTATTGACCAATATGTATATGGCGGTTCAGGTTCAGATGAATTATACGATATGATACTTACCAAAGATAATGGACTAATTTGTGGCGGACTGAGTAATTCTCCTATCTCATTTGATAGAACAAGCCCATTTTATGGTTCACGGGATACTTGGATTATTAAGTTGGACTCCAATTTTAATGTTGTTTGGGACCAATCAATCGGCGGAGCTAATGTGGATAATTTAAAAAGCCTGGATTTGACTCAAAATGGTGATATAATTTGTGGAATTTATTCCGATTCTCCTTTATCTGGAAACAAATATGAAAGCTCATATGGAGCACGAGATTTTTGGGTGGTGCGATTGGATTCTGTAGGAGAAATTATTTGGCAAAACATTATTGGTGGAGATCAGCACGATGAACTTTATTCTGTAAAGGTGAGTAAGAATGGCAATATTTTTTGCGCGGGAACAAGTTGGTCTTCTGTTTCTGGAGATGTTTCATTACCGTTAAAAGGATGGACTGATCTTTGGTTAATTGAAATTGAAGGAGGCGATGCAAGTAGAGTAAATGGTACTATGTTCGTTGATAATAATTTGAATAGTTTATTGGATTCAAATGAAATGGTTGTTCAGAATCAAAAATTAGTAAAGAGCTGTGACAATAGAGCATTCTACACAAATTCAAATGGATATTTTAATTTTTATATGATTACTCCTGATTCTTGCAATTTTTTTCCTGTTGTGATTACCTTATTTTTTAATTTGGCTCCACCTTCACATAAAGCAACTTTTTATTTACCCAATCTAGTCGATTCATTAAACGATTTTGCAATAAGTACAGCTGGTATATTCGACGACCTCTGTATGTCCATCACTCCAATAGGACAATTCCGCCCCGGCTTCAATGGAAGCTATATGTTGAATTACGAAAATGTTGGAACCACTACTCAAAATCCTACTATCGTTTTTCACCTCTACCCGAACGTTAGTTTTGTTTCAGCGAGTGTCCCACCTTCAGCAGTGTATCCTGATTCTGTGGTGTGGAATCTTGGTGCTTTAAGTCCTTTTAAACAGGGTCAGATAATGGTTACAGTGAATCTTAGCCCTTCCACTTCTATTGGAAGTATTCTGAATTCCTACGCCCAAATTCGTCCGATAGACAATGATTTCAATCCAAGTTGTAACAACGCTACCTGGGAAGTCACCGTCTCTGGCAGTATGGACCCCAATGATATCTTAGTGGATCAGGATACCTTATTCTCCACCGTTATTCCAAATCCTCCATTTCTGGAGTATCTCATTCGCTTTCAAAACACCGGTACCGACACCGCCTTCACCGTAAAAATCCTGAACCCAATAGATACTTTTAAACTGGACTTGAATACACTCGAATTTGTTGCGGCATCCCATCCCATGGATATGCGTTTCATCTACCACGAACGCAATATGGAATTTTTGTTCAATAACATTTTACTTCCCGATAGCAATGTGAATGAACCGGCTAGTCACGGGTTCGTACGGTATCGCATCAAACCGAAATCGAATTTACAGTCGGGTGATACCATTAAAAACTTCGCCGCCATCTATTTTGATTTTAATGAACCGGTGATAACGAATACAGCGATGACGAAGATTGTGACTCCGACAGGAATTAATTTTATAGAGAAGAACACGGAGATTAAATTATATCCCAACCCCGCCACCAATGAACTCTTTGTTGAAATAGTTGGTCCTGCCGGAAAGAGTTTCAGCATTGATTTATTTAACCTTTACGGTCAAAAGACAAGATCACTTTATTATGACCGTATCGGAAATGCCATCTGGAAAGGAAAATTTGATCTCACCGGATTGAATGCCGGGATGTATTTATTGCAGTATAACGTGGATGGAGTAACGAAGAGTGTGAAGTTTGTTAAAATGTAA
- the atpE gene encoding ATP synthase F0 subunit C — protein MLSNILLQAAAENIGMGYGLAAVGAGLAAIGAGIGIGRIGGSALESIARQPEASGDIRGNMILAAALVEGAAFFAMVIGLLAILTK, from the coding sequence ATGTTATCAAACATCTTACTTCAGGCAGCTGCCGAAAACATCGGAATGGGCTACGGTCTTGCTGCTGTTGGAGCTGGTCTTGCTGCCATCGGCGCCGGTATCGGTATCGGCCGTATCGGTGGTTCCGCACTTGAATCTATCGCACGTCAACCTGAAGCTTCAGGCGACATCCGCGGAAACATGATTCTTGCTGCTGCACTCGTTGAAGGAGCTGCCTTCTTCGCGATGGTAATCGGCCTGCTTGCAATCCTTACCAAATAA
- a CDS encoding T9SS type A sorting domain-containing protein has product MQTDSLNDFAYQPAGNFDDLCMNISPLGPFRPGFNGSYMLNCENVGTTTQNPTIVFHLYPNVSFVSASVPPSAVYPDSVVWNQVNFTPFQQTQILVTVNLSPSIPIGSILNSYAQIRPIDNDFNPSCNNATWEVTVTGSFDPNDILVDQDTLFSTVFPNPPYLEYLIRFQNTGTDTAFTVKILNPIDTFKLDLNTLEFVATSHPMDMRFIYHERNMEFLFNNIFLPDSNVNEPASHGFVRYRIKPKSNLQPGDTIKNFAAIYFDFNEPVITNAVETKIVTPTGINYVEKNTEIKLYPNPATNELFVEIVGPAGKSIIVDLFNLYGQKTRALYHDRIGNAIWKGKFDLTGLNAGMYLLQYNVDGVTKSVKFVKM; this is encoded by the coding sequence TTGCAAACTGATTCCCTAAATGATTTCGCCTACCAGCCGGCAGGGAATTTCGACGACCTTTGTATGAACATTTCTCCGCTTGGTCCATTTCGTCCCGGCTTCAACGGAAGCTATATGCTGAATTGTGAAAATGTGGGAACCACTACTCAAAACCCTACTATCGTTTTTCACCTCTACCCGAATGTTAGTTTCGTTTCAGCCAGTGTTCCACCCTCAGCAGTGTATCCGGATTCTGTAGTTTGGAATCAAGTGAATTTCACTCCTTTTCAACAGACACAAATTTTAGTAACAGTTAACCTTAGCCCTTCCATTCCTATTGGAAGTATTCTTAATTCATATGCTCAAATTCGTCCGATAGACAATGATTTCAATCCAAGCTGTAATAACGCCACCTGGGAAGTTACGGTAACCGGAAGTTTTGATCCCAATGATATTTTGGTCGATCAGGATACTTTATTCTCCACCGTTTTTCCAAATCCTCCTTATCTGGAGTATCTCATCCGCTTTCAAAACACCGGTACTGACACTGCCTTTACTGTAAAAATTCTGAACCCAATAGATACTTTTAAACTGGATTTGAATACACTTGAATTTGTTGCAACATCCCATCCCATGGATATGCGTTTCATTTATCACGAGCGCAACATGGAATTTTTGTTCAACAACATTTTCCTTCCCGATAGCAATGTGAATGAACCGGCAAGTCACGGGTTCGTACGGTATCGCATCAAACCGAAATCGAATTTACAGCCGGGGGATACCATTAAAAACTTCGCCGCCATATATTTTGATTTTAACGAACCGGTGATTACGAATGCGGTAGAAACGAAAATTGTTACACCGACAGGGATTAATTATGTAGAAAAGAACACGGAGATTAAATTATATCCCAACCCCGCCACCAATGAGCTCTTTGTTGAAATAGTTGGTCCTGCCGGTAAGAGTATCATTGTCGATTTATTTAACCTTTACGGTCAAAAGACAAGAGCACTTTATCATGACCGAATCGGAAATGCCATCTGGAAAGGAAAATTTGATCTCACCGGATTGAATGCCGGGATGTATTTATTGCAGTATAACGTGGATGGAGTAACGAAGAGTGTGAAGTTTGTTAAAATGTAA
- a CDS encoding T9SS type A sorting domain-containing protein, whose translation MKKRICFKLLLFYILIVSSVSAQEIEWQRTIGGFESDRLRSIIITPDGGYLLGGNSSSNIGGEKTEIRVGGSDYWVIKLDSTGLIQWQNTIGGFGDDSLTSILNTPDGGFICSGHSVSDGSGDKSENSIGLSDYWVLKLDNIGNIEWQHTIGGTNVDKLYSIALTLDGGYICGGVSLSNISGDKSENCKGSYDYWLVKMDSTGDILWDKTIGGTGLDVLVSLATTSDGGYICGGYSTSNVGGDKSEICFGDEDYWIVKLDSIGGIQWQNTIGGSNSDKLISFIALPSGGFICGGSSLSDISFDKNEDTNGSSDGWIVKLDSLGGIEWQETIGGIFDDYFGAMALAPNGGYFCGLSSNSIPSGDKTENSYGSFDYWVLKLDSVGNVIWQNTLLGNLLDENTVISGLPDGSFLCGGNSNSNIFGDKTENCRGQFDLWVVKLTENFNHVTGKAYIDLNGNQIKDSLETALNFLKVSGINTSYFTYTGADGKYSLPIFDSGSYVISPAILNYYSPFPLSYNVNLAQFQQIDSLKDFAFQPISTTDDLRISITPQTPFRPGFNGSYMINYENVGTTVLTPNIVFHLFPFVNYISSSITPATIYNDSIVWNLPALSPFQKGQISVVVNLSTTIPLGTILNSYVQISPLSNDADPSNNNATWEVTVTGSYDPNDILVDKDTLLSTLFPNTPFLEYLIRFQNTGTDTAFTVKIINPIDTLDFYLNTFDMISSSHPVIVNYVAYGKAIEFRHENILLADSNTNEPASHGFVRYKILPKEKLWTTNYVRNMALIYFDFNEAVVTNTIYTRVVTPTGIEDSSPQINLGVFPNPVTQELIVETMNVGNETLKLELYNLYGKKLKDLYHGKCFKQFKFDVGDLNSGVYFIRYNVNGVTNSVKFVKM comes from the coding sequence ATGAAGAAGCGAATTTGTTTTAAGTTGTTATTATTTTATATATTGATTGTTTCGTCTGTTTCTGCTCAGGAGATAGAGTGGCAGAGAACGATTGGAGGTTTTGAGTCGGATAGATTAAGATCAATAATTATAACACCTGATGGAGGCTATCTATTAGGTGGGAATTCCAGTTCTAATATTGGTGGAGAAAAAACAGAAATAAGAGTTGGAGGAAGTGATTATTGGGTCATTAAACTAGACAGCACAGGTCTGATACAATGGCAGAACACTATAGGTGGATTTGGAGATGATAGTTTAACATCTATTTTAAATACACCTGATGGTGGATTTATATGTAGCGGACATTCTGTTTCAGACGGATCAGGGGATAAATCGGAGAACAGTATAGGACTGAGTGATTATTGGGTCTTAAAACTTGATAATATTGGTAATATTGAATGGCAGCATACAATTGGCGGAACTAATGTTGATAAATTATATTCAATAGCATTAACATTAGACGGAGGATATATTTGTGGAGGCGTCTCTCTTTCGAATATTTCCGGAGATAAATCAGAAAACTGCAAAGGAAGTTATGATTACTGGCTTGTGAAAATGGATAGTACCGGAGATATACTTTGGGATAAAACGATTGGAGGTACCGGACTCGATGTTTTGGTTTCATTGGCTACTACTTCAGATGGTGGGTATATTTGTGGTGGTTATTCTACATCTAATGTGGGTGGTGATAAATCCGAGATTTGTTTTGGCGATGAGGATTATTGGATAGTTAAATTAGATAGTATAGGAGGTATTCAATGGCAAAATACTATTGGGGGCTCAAATTCAGATAAGTTAATTTCTTTTATAGCATTGCCATCCGGAGGATTCATTTGTGGGGGATCATCACTTTCAGATATTTCTTTTGATAAAAATGAAGATACAAATGGCTCGAGTGACGGCTGGATTGTAAAACTTGATAGTCTTGGAGGCATTGAATGGCAAGAAACTATTGGAGGTATTTTTGATGATTATTTCGGAGCAATGGCTTTGGCACCGAATGGTGGTTACTTTTGTGGTCTTTCTTCCAATTCCATCCCTAGCGGTGATAAGACTGAAAATAGTTATGGTTCTTTCGATTATTGGGTTTTAAAATTGGATAGTGTAGGAAATGTAATATGGCAAAACACTTTACTAGGGAATCTATTGGATGAGAACACAGTGATTTCTGGATTACCTGATGGATCTTTTCTATGCGGTGGCAATTCAAATTCGAATATTTTTGGTGATAAAACAGAGAATTGTAGAGGACAGTTTGATTTATGGGTTGTCAAATTGACAGAAAACTTCAATCATGTAACAGGAAAGGCGTATATTGATTTAAATGGAAATCAAATTAAGGATTCCCTCGAAACAGCATTGAACTTTTTGAAGGTAAGTGGAATAAATACCTCCTATTTTACTTATACAGGCGCGGATGGTAAATATTCATTACCGATTTTTGATAGCGGCAGTTATGTTATTTCGCCGGCCATTTTGAACTATTATTCCCCATTTCCCCTCTCGTACAATGTGAATCTTGCGCAATTTCAGCAAATAGATTCACTCAAGGATTTCGCATTTCAGCCCATCAGTACTACCGATGATTTACGAATAAGTATTACTCCTCAAACGCCATTTCGTCCGGGCTTTAATGGAAGTTATATGATCAATTATGAAAATGTCGGAACTACTGTTCTAACTCCTAACATCGTGTTTCATTTATTTCCCTTTGTTAATTATATATCCTCAAGCATTACACCGGCAACTATTTATAACGATTCCATTGTGTGGAATCTTCCTGCCTTATCTCCTTTTCAAAAAGGGCAGATATCAGTTGTGGTAAATCTTTCCACAACTATTCCTCTTGGAACTATTTTAAACTCTTACGTTCAAATATCACCGCTGTCAAACGATGCAGACCCCAGTAATAACAATGCTACCTGGGAAGTCACAGTGACCGGAAGTTATGACCCGAATGATATATTAGTGGATAAGGATACGCTGCTCTCCACGCTGTTTCCAAATACTCCTTTTTTGGAATACCTCATCCGGTTCCAAAATACAGGAACCGATACCGCATTTACAGTGAAAATTATTAATCCCATTGATACACTTGATTTTTACCTGAATACCTTCGATATGATTTCATCGTCACACCCTGTGATAGTAAATTATGTTGCTTATGGAAAAGCAATTGAGTTTAGACATGAAAACATCTTGCTTGCCGACAGCAATACCAATGAACCGGCGAGTCATGGCTTCGTAAGGTATAAAATTTTACCCAAGGAGAAATTGTGGACGACCAACTATGTCCGAAACATGGCATTGATTTATTTTGATTTCAATGAAGCTGTCGTTACAAATACGATTTATACACGAGTGGTGACTCCCACCGGAATAGAGGATAGCTCTCCACAAATAAATTTAGGTGTTTTCCCAAATCCCGTAACGCAGGAATTAATTGTGGAAACAATGAATGTAGGAAATGAGACACTCAAACTTGAACTTTATAATCTATATGGTAAGAAACTGAAGGATCTTTATCATGGGAAATGTTTCAAGCAATTCAAATTCGATGTTGGTGATTTGAATTCAGGTGTGTATTTCATACGATATAACGTTAATGGAGTAACGAATAGTGTGAAATTTGTTAAAATGTAA
- a CDS encoding ATP-binding protein, translating to MEYLRTLLNTLKNRVEEPRRFIQVLAGPRQVGKTTLVRKLSTILDFPCLYCSGDEAPGYQPGLWLDQQWEAIRSEIAKSGADEGLLIIDEVHKIPDWSGQVKKHWDRDTHQQTPVKVILLGSAQMLVQKGLTDSLAGRFERIYVPQWSLQEMQDAFGFTVDEYLWYGGYPGGAALIHDENRWKQYIRESIIRTALQQDILSVTRIDKPALMAQVFELSCMHSGQIISLQKLAGQLQDAGNVTTVAWYLELLSDAGFITGLQKYAGNAIRKRSSPPKLQVHDNALMTALLPYTFEEAKADRSLWGRITESAVGTHLLRLHRDEQATLHYWREGGNEVDFVSAMGERLTAIEVKSGEKTGIQKGLEVFGKSYPLAKRILLDKSSATTWEAAMRWKTIRAML from the coding sequence ATGGAATATCTCCGGACACTTTTAAATACCCTGAAAAACAGGGTGGAAGAGCCGCGCAGATTTATTCAGGTTTTGGCAGGTCCAAGACAAGTGGGTAAAACCACGCTGGTACGCAAGCTCTCCACCATTCTGGATTTCCCCTGTTTGTATTGTTCGGGAGATGAGGCTCCGGGATATCAGCCGGGTCTTTGGCTCGACCAGCAATGGGAAGCTATCCGATCAGAGATTGCCAAGAGCGGTGCAGACGAGGGTTTGCTGATCATTGACGAGGTGCATAAAATTCCGGATTGGAGTGGTCAGGTGAAGAAGCATTGGGATAGAGATACGCATCAGCAAACACCGGTTAAAGTAATACTATTGGGTTCGGCGCAGATGCTGGTACAGAAAGGACTTACGGATTCACTCGCCGGACGCTTTGAGCGGATTTACGTTCCGCAATGGTCGCTGCAGGAGATGCAGGACGCCTTCGGTTTCACAGTAGATGAGTACCTCTGGTATGGCGGATATCCGGGAGGCGCGGCGCTGATTCACGACGAAAACCGCTGGAAACAATATATCCGTGAATCGATTATTCGTACCGCACTACAGCAGGATATACTCTCCGTCACCCGCATTGATAAACCTGCTTTAATGGCTCAGGTCTTTGAATTATCCTGCATGCATAGCGGACAAATTATTTCCCTTCAAAAACTAGCCGGACAATTACAGGATGCCGGAAATGTTACTACGGTAGCCTGGTATCTGGAGCTGTTGTCGGATGCAGGTTTCATCACCGGTTTACAGAAATATGCCGGTAACGCGATTCGAAAACGATCGTCGCCGCCTAAGTTACAGGTCCATGACAACGCATTGATGACCGCTTTACTTCCCTATACGTTTGAAGAAGCCAAGGCGGATCGCTCGCTCTGGGGACGCATCACGGAGTCTGCAGTCGGAACACACTTGCTGCGTCTTCACCGCGATGAACAGGCAACCTTGCATTATTGGCGCGAAGGAGGCAACGAAGTAGATTTTGTATCGGCTATGGGCGAACGGTTAACGGCCATTGAAGTAAAAAGCGGCGAGAAAACGGGTATTCAGAAAGGACTGGAGGTTTTCGGTAAGTCCTATCCGTTAGCCAAACGAATCCTGCTGGACAAGTCCTCTGCAACCACGTGGGAAGCAGCCATGCGGTGGAAGACGATTCGGGCGATGTTGTAG
- a CDS encoding F0F1 ATP synthase subunit B produces the protein MELVKPEFGLIFWMSISFLIVVFLMRKFAWGPILSSLKERETSIEEALNAAKKAKEDVANLKAENERILQEARNERDLILKEARETKDMIVNEARSKAQTEGDRMITIAREAITNEKLAAITELKNQVATLSIEIAEKVIRQQLSNDDKQKALVQEMLKDVKMN, from the coding sequence ATGGAACTCGTAAAACCCGAATTCGGTCTAATATTCTGGATGTCCATCTCCTTCCTGATTGTCGTATTCCTGATGCGCAAATTCGCCTGGGGTCCGATTCTTTCTTCTTTAAAAGAGCGGGAGACTTCTATTGAAGAAGCACTCAATGCGGCAAAGAAAGCGAAGGAAGATGTAGCCAATCTCAAAGCAGAGAATGAACGCATTTTGCAAGAAGCACGCAATGAAAGAGATTTGATTTTGAAAGAAGCGCGCGAGACAAAAGATATGATCGTGAACGAAGCCCGTTCCAAAGCACAAACGGAAGGCGATCGCATGATTACTATCGCTCGTGAAGCCATCACCAATGAGAAACTGGCGGCCATCACCGAATTGAAAAATCAGGTGGCGACTCTTTCCATTGAAATTGCAGAGAAAGTAATCCGTCAGCAACTCAGTAACGACGATAAGCAAAAAGCGTTGGTGCAGGAGATGTTGAAGGATGTAAAGATGAACTAG